A stretch of Cicer arietinum cultivar CDC Frontier isolate Library 1 chromosome 5, Cicar.CDCFrontier_v2.0, whole genome shotgun sequence DNA encodes these proteins:
- the LOC101491991 gene encoding uncharacterized protein isoform X1, with translation MAGPVTELSPSGNAAIPPGRSVRRRLVQSTLFPHKPPEPRNKPEENTDSGDEQDEDYCDTKNRRKRKSKAKVTPVAKGSKSATPKKNASANGIMASTSRNVLADFDKVVISVPDLRLEAKLSAEENSRMFAGRQVHPFFSSLKAGKKVQELSESGSNFFKAKNEDERITCGPIHVFENIKDDTSSLDWRNWTFLENTTYVSCGLESSNSSVLEGSVGCLNFDKIRGTLDPLGDSSFQNASTSLDRYSICPENLSETSRTNSTPEEQIISAQMPKDAKMDSEADEFVTFSVQAGYFRKSHSEPLNRFLQESMRPYYVGCEDKAESSLWTYKYKPTKAVEVCGNDEAVNFLSDWLHQWHERRYKPRKETSNRNTRVMSNDDDDFICYDSDNDSEDMNEEDSLQNVLLITGPIGSGKSAAVYACAKEQGFDILELNASDCRNGTVVKQYFGDTLSSHGFKRSSDHTVSSQKITTKLPPALALVNGKAADEVNDGVVELITVSDDEAHSPGGTSQKLLGKNNVVACDKVQTLILVEDVDILFPEDRGCIAAIQQIAETARGPIILTSNSDDPGLPDNFDKLHVSFLLPSPKELLCHLYSVCLTEGADIHPLLLEKFMQSCDGDIRKTIMHLQFWLQSKIFRKGMPPLFCAADGKAQTSYGSLPFDLEVGHQILPKIMPWGFPSEISELIENEFVKSVNVMEENSSLQELVEEKPLHINKRQNDLDEQCMETDYIKAKKVEMIKRNGSITDYCELEIQYRAISEFSNSSGLPVASYLQNGRRKLVVMSSDSEDEDSNIRQPLDTDDEANKRHSFKENNECTSEFQLNDNCPSTSVRKLVCSELEDSDEEHVKYSETADVTCINETSKSLDISCVPESTFVPETTIEDGTETMSGAVSSCHALEVSINNELKPFTSSVRRRLAKLSQNSDMLMDTEMPDYSPKEALQDFIDQNMETTTIKVMDECSRVDFKLKSTFVESSPSMETDLVQNLWKKLRQMDLRQHAISEQLGTSQVVKLASGMSNLISEADLFHNYQHKCDILGPQMFASNEATSNWYNEETMMSTVAVHGFCFYAKHIADVGSKLGCANRIDLTSEMLASTTNTMALGKLSRQGLSKSTVIYTGKELELNSPINNMKKSENKASVFEVVQSIVPARISLALKGDIFNEYLSSLRQISRSEAVRVSQGVEKKRRGRSRGSQHYLSRCTMLSPEDITLVSDGDLYRKISSEYTTNLESKLL, from the exons ATGGCCGGTCCCGTCACGGAGCTCAGTCCCTCCGGCAATGCTGCCATACCGCCAGGCCGTAGTGTCCGCCGGAGATTGGTCCAATCGACTCTCTTCCCTCACAAGCCACCAGAACCCCGCAACAAACCGGAGGAAAACACCGACAGTGGTGACGAACAAGACGAGGATTACTGCGACACGAAGAATCGCAGGAAGAGAAAATCCAAAGCTAAAGTTACTCCCGTAGCAAAAGGTTCTAAG AGTGCCACACCGAAGAAAAATGCATCTGCTAATGGAATTATGGCGTCAACTTCACGGAATGTTTTGGCTGATTTCGATAAGGTTGTTATATCCGTGCCTGATTTGCGGTTAGAGGCAAAATTGTCAGCTGAG GAAAATTCCAGGATGTTTGCTGGAAGGCAAGTACATCCATTTTTTTCATCATTgaaagcagggaagaaagttcAGGAGCTGTCTGAATCAGGAAGTAATTTCTTCAAAGCTAAGAATGAGGATGAAAGGATTACCTGTGGTCCTATTCATGTATTTGAAAATATCAAG GACGACACCTCATCCCTTGACTGGAGAAACTGGACATTTTTGGAAAATACCACCTATGTGAGTTGCGGTTTAGAAAGTTCAAATTCATCTGTTTTGGAGGGTTCTGTCGGATGCTTAAATTTTGATAAGATTCGTGGTACTTTGGATCCACTGGGGGATTCAAGTTTTCAGAATGCCTCAACTTCTTTGGATAGATATTCTATATGTCCAGAAAATCTGTCAGAAACATCACGGACAAATTCAACTCCAGAGGAGCAAATAATAAGTGCTCAGATGCCAAAAGATGCCAAAATG GACTCGGAGGCGGATGAATTTGTTACCTTTTCTGTACAAGCTGGCTATTTTCGAAAGTCACATTCAGAGCCGCTGAATAGATTTCTTCAAGAAAG TATGAGGCCATACTACGTTGGTTGTGAAGATAAGGCAGAAAGCAGCTTATGGACGTACAAATACAAGCCAACTAAGGCTGTCGAG GTATGTGGTAACGACGAAGCTGTGAATTTCTTGAGTGACTGGCTACATCAGTGGCATGAAAGACGTTACAAACCCAGGAAGGAAACATCTAATAGAAATACAAGGGTCATGtcaaatgatgatgatgattttatcTGTTATGACAGTGACAATGATTCAGAAGATATGAATGAAGAGGATTCCCTGCAGAATGTTCTTTTAATTACAGGGCCAATAGGG AGTGGCAAGTCTGCAGCCGTCTATGCTTGTGCCAAAGAGCAAGGGTTTGATATATTAGAG CTCAATGCATCGGATTGTAGAAACGGAACTGTTGTCAAGCAGTATTTTGGAGACACTCTTAGTTCACATGGGTTCAAAAG GTCATCAGACCACACTGTGAGCTCACAGAAGATAACTACAAAGTTGCCCCCAGCTCTTGCTTTGGTTAATGGTAAAGCTGCTGATGAGGTGAATGATGGAGTAGTTGAACTGATAACGGTATCTGATGATGAAGCTCATAGCCCTGGTGGAACATCACAAAAGTTACTTGGCAAGAATAATGTTGTTGCATGTGATAAAGTCCAAACTTTAATCCTGGTTGAGGATGTGGACATCCTTTTTCCTGAAGACCGTGGATGTATTGCTGCCATACAACAGATTGCAGAGACAGCAAGGGGGCCAATTATATTGACCAGCAATA GTGATGATCCTGGCCTGCCAGATAATTTTGATAAGCTTCATGTTTCATTCTTATTGCCATCGCCAAAGGAGTTGCTTTGCCATTTGTACTCT GTTTGTCTCACTGAAGGAGCTGACATCCATCCTCTTTTACTGGAAAAGTTTATGCAGTCCTGTGATGGAGATATCCGAAAAACCATTATGCATCTTCAGTTCTGGTTGCaaagtaaaatatttagaaaag GGATGCCCCCCCTTTTTTGTGCAGCAGATGGAAAAGCACAAACAAGCTATGGCTCACTTCCATTTGATCTTGAGGTTGGTCATCAGATACTACCAAAGATAATGCCGTGGGGTTTCCCCTCAGAGATATCTGAACTAATTGAGAATGAATTTGTCAAATCCGTAAATGTAATGGAAGAGAATTCCAGTTTGCAAGAGTTAGTTGAGGAAAAGCCTCTTCACATAAACAAAAGGCAAAATGATTTAGATGAGCAGTGTATGGAAACTGATTATATAAAAGCCAAGAAGGTGGAGATGATTAAGAGAAATGGGTCAATAACAGATTACTGTGAGCTTGAAATTCAATACAGAGCCATTTCTGAGTTTTCAAATTCTTCTGGATTGCCTGTAGCATCCTACCTGCAAAATGGTCGAAGGAAACTTGTAGTAATGTCCTCTGATTCTGAGGATGAGGATTCAAATATTCGACAGCCTCTAGACACAGATGATGAAGCTAACAAGAGACATtccttcaaagaaaataatgaatGTACCTCTGAGTTTCAGTTGAATGATAACTGTCCCAGCACATCTGTTCGTAAACTGGTTTGTTCTGAATTGGAGGATTCAGATGAGGAGCATGTTAAATATTCAGAAACAGCTGATGTTACATGCATAAATGAGACATCTAAATCATTAGATATATCTTGTGTACCAGAATCAACATTTGTTCCTGAGACTACAATAGAAGATGGAACAGAGACAATGTCTGGAGCGGTGTCTTCTTGCCATGCTCTAGAAGTTTCTATAAATAATGAGTTGAAACCATTCACTTCAAGTGTTCGCAGGCGTTTAGCAAAACTGTCACAAAATTCAGATATGTTGATGGATACTGAAATGCCAGATTATTCCCCAAAAGAGGCTTTGCAAGATTTTATAGATCAAAATATGGAAACTACAACTATCAAAGTGATGGATGAGTGCAGTCGCGTAGATTTCAAGCTAAAGTCAACATTTGTTGAGTCAAGTCCATCCATGGAGACAGATTTGGTACAGAATTTGTGGAAAAAACTTCGTCAAATGGATTTAAGACAGCATGCTATCTCAGAACAGCTAGGTACTTCTCAAGTTGTTAAACTTGCTAGTGGGATGAGCAATCTAATTTCAGAAGCTGATTTGTTTCACAATTACCAACATAAATGT GATATTTTGGGGCCCCAAATGTTCGCGTCTAATGAAGCTACATCTAATTGGTATAATGAGGAAACAATGATGTCGACCGTTGCTGTGCATGGATTTTGTTTTTATGCTAAACATATAGCCGATGTTGGATCAAAGTTGGGTTGTGCGAACAGGATTGATTTAACTTCTGAGATGTTGGCTTCCACAACTAACACTATGGCATTGGGGAAATTATCCAGACAGGGTCTCAGCAAAAGCACAGTTATTTATACTGGGAAGGAATTAGAGTTGAACAGCCCAATAAATAATATGAAGAAGAG TGAAAATAAAGCATCTGTGTTCGAGGTTGTCCAATCCATTGTTCCTGCGAGAATATCCTTGGCACTGAAAGGTGATATCTTCAATGAATATCTATCTTCATTGCGCCAAATTTCAAGGTCAGAAGCAGTCCGTGTTTCGCAAGGTGTTGAAAAGAAGAGAAGAGGAAG GTCGCGGGGTTCTCAACATTATTTGAGCAGATGTACAATGTTATCTCCTGAAGATATAACGTTGGTCAGTGACGGTGATTTGTACAGAAAAATCTCTTCAGAATATACAACTAACTTGGAAAGTAAACTATTATAG